In the genome of Anaerolineales bacterium, the window AACTATGCCCGACGGCGGACCTTCGCAGCCGCGTTCTACTTGCGTGAGATCTTTCACCTGGTGGGTGAGAACCTGGGCGGCTACGTGCTGGCCTGGCTGGCGTATTTTGTCTTCGCCTTGGTGGCTGCGGCAGTGCTGGGTCTTGTCAGCACGATTCTGGGCTGGATCCCTTGCGTCGGCTGGCTGCTGTCGCTGGCGGCGACGGCGCTGGTCACCCCGCTGGTCCTGGTGGTCTACGCCCATCTGTTTGGGCAGGTTGGTGGGGAGACCTCGGTCGTCGTAGAGGTTCCGCCCGCGACTTAGGGACCTGCTGGAACTAGAATGACTGCGACAGCCGCCCGAGAGGGCGGCTGTCCTTTGTGGGCGGTCGGCCTCGGGATGACATGCAGAGAGTCCTGTCATCCCGAGCGCCGCGAGGGATCTGCTTTGCCCTTGCCATGTCGCCTCTGCGGCCAGCCCGACAAGCAGATTCCTCGGCCAAAGACTGGCCTCGGGATGACATCCGGTGGGGGTTGTCGGCCGTGGCCCGGGGCGCAAGCGAGCAGGCGATCGGCGCCTCACCCCACCAACAGCTCGGCCTCCGGATACTCCACCAGGCTTTGGCGGCCCTTGTGCTGCGTCAGGGCAACCACGACGGTCATCGCCCCCAGGCGTCCCCAGATCATCATCGCCATGATCACCCATCGGCCGAAGGGGTTCAGGTCGGCCGTGATCCCCAGAGAAAGGCCGACGGTGGAGAAGGCGGATATGACCTCGAACACGACCTCTTGCAGGCCAAACGGGTTCGTCAGCAGGATGAGGAAGGAGGCACCGGCGATGGCCAGCGTGGCGACCGTGATGATCGTGGTCGCCCGCAGCACGGTCTCCGGGGAAACCGATCGCCGGGCTAGCCGGGCTCGGGTGTTCCCGCGGACGAAGTTGCCCACCGCCATCAGGACGACGGTGAAGCTGCCGGTTGTGATCCCGCCGCCCATCGACGCTGGACCGCTGCCGATGAACATCAGGGCCATCAGGACCAGAATGCTGGCAGGCTTCAGCGGGGCAAACGTGGATAGGCCGGGAAAGCCCGCGGTCCGGGCGACGACCGACTGAAACCAGGCCACAACCACGCGGGATCCCCATGGCACGCCGGCCAGCGCGCCGCCCAGCCAGTACTCGGTCACCAGAAGAGCGCCCATCCCGGCGAAGACCAGCACCAGGCTGATGACCACCGTCACCCGGGTTTGGGTCGAAAATCGAGAGCCGATCTTGCGGCGCTTGAGAATGTCCAGGTAGACCGGGATCCCCAGACCGCCCAGGATGACGATCACGCCCAGCACGAGCACGGTCAGATGGTCGATCGGCGGGCCGGGGACATAGCCGGGCAGACCGGTGAAGAGATCGAAGCCTGCATTACAGAACGCCGCAACGGAATGGAAGATGGCGAAGAACAGGGTCCGCCCATCGGGGACTTTGTCGATCAGGCTCCAATAGACAAACAGGATCGCTGCGCCTAGACCCTCGACGATGATCATCAAGCCGAGGGTGCGCTTCAGAATCTCGAAGATGGAGTAGGTCTTGCCGATTCCAAGCTCGCTGGCCAGAGCCATTCGCTCGGCCAGGGCGACGTGCCGTCCCAGCAGCCGCAGGCCAAGCACCACCAAGACAACATACCCCAGGCCCCCGATCTGGATCAAGCCCAGCAGGACGAACTGCCCGAGGGGGGTGAAGGCCGTGCTTGTGGTCACGACGGTCAGGCCAGTGACTGTGACGGCTGAGGTGGCCGTGAACAGCCGATCGCCCAGTGGAAGGGGGCTGGTTGTCATGCCGGGTAAGCTGAGAAGGAGCGTGCCGAACAGGGCCAACCCAACCATGCCCAAGAGCAGGCGCCAGGCGACAGGGAGGCGGCCGTGAACGACCATGCCGCCGGAGCGAATGAGACGGGACGTGCGCGAGGCCGGATCCGACATGCCGGGCTCTGAGCTAAGCCAGCTTGCGCAGGGCCTGGATGCTGCTGGCGTCGCCGGCCAC includes:
- a CDS encoding DUF4013 domain-containing protein codes for the protein NYARRRTFAAAFYLREIFHLVGENLGGYVLAWLAYFVFALVAAAVLGLVSTILGWIPCVGWLLSLAATALVTPLVLVVYAHLFGQVGGETSVVVEVPPAT